A DNA window from Streptomyces sp. CA-278952 contains the following coding sequences:
- the ligA gene encoding NAD-dependent DNA ligase LigA, whose amino-acid sequence MVAMTNSAAVLADAAAYAAAVEEASLAAAAYYATGESALDDDAYDRLARGIAAYEADHPEEVLADSPTGKVAGGAAVGDVPHTVPMLSLDNVFSAEQFVTWTASLERRIGRPVTAWSVEPKLDGLAVAARYRDGRFERLITRGDGTAGEDVSHAAGAVVGLPERLAAPVTIEVRGEILMTNEQFEQGNAIRTEHGGAPFANPRNGAAGTLRAKDRAYRVETTFFAYGALPLPDSGELAGTLAELPHSEVLAYVADLGVHTAAGTDVAPLRATTVEEVQARVDGIGALRASLPFGIDGIVIKADVAADQREAGSGTRAPRWAIAYKLPAVERITRLLAVEWNVGRTGIIAPRAVLEPVEIDGSTVGYATLHNPADITRRDLRLGDQVMVYKAGDIIPRIEAPVVHLRTGDETPIAFPESCPQCGSGIDTSEQRWRCTRGRDCRLVASVSYAAGRDQLDIEGLGSTRVVQLVDAGLVADFADLFTLEREQLLALDRMGETSTDNLLAAIETARTRPLSRVFCALGVRGTGRSMSRRIARYFATMDRIVAADAETLQRVDGIGKEKAAAVVAELVELAPLIDKLVAAGVSMTEPGATPPPEPGTEEPAAAAAGAEAEAGGDAETGPALPLAGMTVVVTGAMSGALEKLSRNQMNELIERAGGKSSSSVSKRTSLLVAGEKAGSKRTKAEDLGVRIAVPEEFAMLVGAFLAAGEEV is encoded by the coding sequence ATGGTGGCCATGACGAACTCAGCTGCTGTGCTCGCCGATGCCGCCGCCTATGCCGCCGCGGTGGAAGAGGCCTCCCTCGCCGCCGCCGCGTACTACGCCACGGGCGAGAGCGCGCTGGACGACGACGCCTATGACCGGCTGGCGCGCGGAATAGCCGCGTACGAGGCGGACCACCCGGAGGAGGTGCTCGCCGACTCGCCGACGGGCAAGGTCGCGGGCGGGGCCGCCGTCGGCGACGTGCCGCACACGGTGCCCATGCTCTCGCTGGACAACGTGTTCTCGGCGGAGCAGTTCGTGACCTGGACCGCGTCGCTGGAGCGGCGGATCGGCAGGCCGGTGACCGCGTGGAGCGTGGAGCCGAAGCTCGACGGCCTGGCGGTCGCCGCGCGCTACCGGGACGGCCGGTTCGAGCGCCTCATCACCCGGGGCGACGGCACGGCCGGCGAGGACGTCTCGCACGCGGCCGGCGCCGTCGTCGGCCTGCCGGAGCGGCTGGCCGCCCCGGTCACCATCGAGGTGCGCGGCGAGATCCTCATGACGAACGAGCAGTTCGAACAGGGCAACGCGATCCGTACGGAACACGGCGGCGCCCCCTTCGCCAACCCGCGCAACGGGGCCGCGGGCACCCTGCGCGCCAAGGACCGCGCCTACCGGGTGGAGACGACCTTCTTCGCGTACGGCGCGCTGCCGCTGCCCGATTCCGGGGAGCTCGCCGGGACCCTCGCCGAACTGCCCCACAGCGAGGTCCTGGCGTACGTCGCCGATCTCGGCGTGCACACGGCCGCGGGCACCGACGTCGCGCCGCTCCGGGCCACCACGGTCGAGGAGGTCCAGGCTCGGGTGGACGGGATAGGTGCCCTGCGCGCCTCGCTGCCGTTCGGCATCGACGGGATCGTGATCAAGGCCGATGTGGCGGCCGACCAGCGCGAGGCCGGCTCCGGCACCCGCGCGCCCCGCTGGGCCATTGCCTACAAGCTGCCCGCCGTGGAGAGGATCACCCGCCTGCTGGCCGTCGAGTGGAACGTGGGGCGCACGGGCATCATCGCGCCGCGCGCCGTCCTGGAACCCGTGGAGATCGACGGCTCCACCGTCGGTTACGCCACCCTGCACAACCCGGCCGACATCACCCGCCGCGACCTGCGGCTGGGGGACCAGGTCATGGTCTACAAGGCCGGCGACATCATCCCGCGCATCGAGGCCCCCGTGGTTCACCTGCGCACCGGCGACGAGACGCCCATCGCCTTCCCCGAGAGCTGCCCGCAGTGCGGCTCCGGCATCGACACGAGCGAGCAGCGCTGGCGCTGCACCCGGGGCCGTGACTGCCGTCTGGTCGCCTCCGTCTCGTACGCGGCGGGGCGCGATCAGCTCGACATCGAGGGCCTCGGCTCCACACGGGTCGTCCAGCTCGTCGACGCGGGCCTGGTCGCGGACTTCGCTGACCTGTTCACCCTGGAGCGGGAGCAGTTGCTCGCCCTCGACCGGATGGGCGAGACCTCCACGGACAACCTCCTGGCGGCCATCGAAACCGCCCGGACCAGGCCGCTGTCCCGGGTCTTCTGCGCCCTGGGGGTGCGGGGCACGGGGCGTTCCATGTCGCGTCGCATCGCGCGCTATTTCGCCACGATGGACCGGATCGTCGCCGCCGACGCGGAGACGCTCCAGCGGGTCGACGGCATCGGCAAGGAGAAGGCGGCCGCGGTGGTCGCCGAGCTGGTGGAGCTGGCGCCGCTGATCGACAAGCTCGTCGCCGCCGGGGTGTCCATGACGGAGCCGGGGGCCACCCCGCCTCCGGAGCCGGGGACGGAGGAGCCGGCGGCCGCGGCGGCAGGCGCGGAGGCGGAGGCCGGTGGCGACGCCGAAACCGGCCCCGCGCTGCCCCTGGCGGGGATGACCGTGGTGGTCACGGGCGCGATGTCCGGAGCGCTGGAGAAGCTGTCGCGCAACCAGATGAACGAGCTGATCGAGCGGGCCGGCGGCAAGTCGTCCTCCAGCGTCTCCAAGCGCACGAGTCTGCTGGTGGCCGGGGAGAAGGCGGGATCCAAGCGGACCAAGGCGGAGGATCTGGGGGTCCGGATCGCGGTGCCGGAGGAGTTCGCGATGCTGGTCGGCGCCTTCCTGGCGGCGGGCGAGGAGGTCTGA
- a CDS encoding LacI family DNA-binding transcriptional regulator, which produces MTAEVPQPVRPATLEDVAAVAGVSRATVSRVINGATTVDPALRTVVEKAVATTGYVPNRAARSLVTRRTDSVALVVSERERRPMSEPFVGRMFSDPYFGRVVSGLLEVLRPAGIQMVVMLADDEASRGQLLSYLRHGHVDGVVLITTHADDPLPGLLQDTRMPAVLAGRPHRPSPLAYVEVDQHAGARLAADHLAALGRRRIGTVSGPQDQPAGQVRLTGFLEAVAAHGIDDVACAEGDFTHLGGAAAMRRLLADRPDLDGVFIASDLMALGALPVLLRAGRDVPSDVAVVGFDDSSAAAACDPPLTTVRQPVEEMAAEMARLLLKQIGEPRGPSPSVLFPPTLVRRQSA; this is translated from the coding sequence ATGACAGCCGAAGTGCCGCAGCCCGTACGCCCCGCGACCTTGGAGGACGTGGCGGCCGTGGCCGGTGTGTCACGGGCGACGGTGTCCCGGGTGATCAACGGGGCGACCACGGTGGACCCCGCCCTGCGCACCGTGGTCGAGAAGGCGGTGGCGACCACCGGTTACGTGCCCAACCGGGCCGCCCGCTCGCTGGTGACGCGGCGCACCGACTCGGTGGCCCTGGTGGTCTCGGAGCGTGAACGACGGCCGATGTCCGAGCCGTTCGTCGGCCGGATGTTCTCGGACCCGTACTTCGGGCGGGTCGTCAGCGGGCTGCTGGAGGTACTGCGCCCCGCGGGCATCCAGATGGTCGTGATGCTGGCCGACGACGAGGCGTCCCGGGGCCAGTTGCTCTCCTATCTGCGCCACGGCCATGTCGACGGGGTCGTGCTGATCACCACGCACGCCGACGACCCGCTTCCCGGGCTGCTCCAGGACACCAGGATGCCCGCCGTCCTCGCGGGCCGTCCCCACCGTCCGTCCCCGCTGGCCTATGTGGAGGTGGACCAGCACGCCGGGGCGCGGCTGGCGGCCGACCACCTGGCCGCGCTGGGGCGACGCCGCATCGGCACCGTCTCGGGCCCCCAGGACCAGCCGGCGGGTCAGGTGCGGCTGACCGGTTTCCTGGAGGCCGTCGCCGCCCACGGCATCGACGACGTGGCCTGCGCCGAGGGGGACTTCACGCATCTGGGCGGGGCCGCGGCGATGCGGCGGCTGCTGGCGGACCGCCCCGACCTCGACGGGGTGTTCATCGCCTCCGACCTGATGGCCCTGGGCGCGCTCCCGGTCCTGCTCCGGGCCGGGCGCGACGTGCCGTCCGACGTGGCGGTGGTCGGCTTCGACGACAGCAGCGCGGCGGCCGCCTGCGACCCGCCCCTGACCACGGTGCGGCAGCCGGTGGAGGAGATGGCCGCGGAGATGGCCCGGCTGCTGCTGAAGCAGATCGGCGAGCCGCGCGGCCCCTCGCCCTCCGTGCTCTTCCCGCCGACGCTGGTACGACGACAGTCGGCCTGA